A segment of the Carya illinoinensis cultivar Pawnee chromosome 1, C.illinoinensisPawnee_v1, whole genome shotgun sequence genome:
CCCCTTTTCCCCTCTAAATTACTCTCCCAAAAATTAACTTGAGCATTGAAAGATGTCTCCCCAATAACTTATTTGGGGTCGCCTCTTCCCTTGTTTTGTAGAGCTCAACACTAACGTCTAATTGACTCTTGGCATTCATGACTTACCATgtcatttgaaattttgaagatCAAATCATGGTATAAAAGTGCTTGAGTTATTTTCAtaatactctattattatttattattttattattatttttaatatatttttattattattcataattctTTTCAACATTTCTCACTATCCAAAGCTACATAATCAACTTTCTCCTAATTTTTTTACAACACTAACTAGGTTACTCCTAATCTTTGTTATCGTCGGAGACCTTTTTGCCGTCTAGTTTCTATTATAGTTtagatataagaaaataaaatattatttgaaaaagaaaaatctatttacaagttTGTTAATTGGTGCATAAAATACATTACTAATGTGAAGGTTGCCacacattaattaatataaaaacttaTTGTTAACGCCTAAAAATAGCATAGAAATTCAGAAGGGGAGAATGTTCTATTCTCAACCCCGCTGAGGTTGTCCTAAACTTGGATCGGTATTGTGTGGAGTTCCTGACAATGATCCAGTACGACTATATGGTGTCTGTGTGTATATCTATGATGGCAAGTAGTAAATAAATGCAAAGaaataaatagagagagacaTACAAATTTACATAGTTTGACATTGAGCCTACATCTACGAAAATTCTAGGAGGAGAGAATCCACtataataaacttattttacagtctctcatgATCTCTCATCTTCACTTTACAATAGATCCCAAAGATTCGTCTTCTGTaggagtgtaaaaaaaattgataaaccgAACTAGACCTGACCAAACCGGTTGGATCGATTCTGTCCCGAGTTTGGTTCGGTCCAGtatcgattttatttttcttaaaaccggtcaaaatcggACCAGATCAGACCggaccggtttatatatattatatataatatttatatataatatataactatatataaaatagttttgtattatatgataaattactaattaatataattttaaaatttaaaattttatattatattagtttaatgtattaatagttatattaatactatattactatatttataatatactataatatattatattatattatatatattatataatatataatatagtacattaaaatctGTAAAATTAGATCAAAAATTGGAGtatcggtttaggagggtaaccggtgcgtaatcgattttaaaaaatgtaaaaccggtgtATATcagttcggtcctaaattttgtctaaaattaGATCGAactggaccggttacacccctaatctTCTGGTGGAGATCTTATCGCTAGAACTCCAATCGTGAGGTTGAAAAATTCTTCTTCGAGAAGTCTGGCTAACAGTCTTTAAAGTCGTATGTATTTATATCTTTTATCTTTTGTCCCTCCCTTACTTTAGTTACCTTGCCCATTTTTTATGTCTCCTGCCCTCCTTTCCTCTGACATATTACATTCCTTTATTCATTCTTTATCTCATTTCTTTATCTCTTCATTTACTTCTAGGGATGACTTTTTAATGGGCtgagttttgaaaattattttgagttTGATGTATTTTATCCCtcacacttatattttattataatgaataatatactTGCATATaaactttaatataatatttattttaaattaataaatgctttctaaataaaaatacgtGATATTTATCGGAGAGAACGCCGTATCATTTAGGTGATGAACATAATCGGAGAAATGAGGTACAAATCGACCAATCCGTCCTATAGGCGGTGCGAAACTGCTAATATGGTAATACGCCCGTTCCCATGGCACATACGTAATATATCCAAACACCAGAGCCTTTTCTCCAAGTGTCCCgatatttaaattaaacaatttaAACCCCAGGAGCCGTGTTGgactctctctctgtctccgtCTTTCTCTCCTCTCATCTACCTGCGTCCTTCTGAAGAACAAACACACTTACTCCCAATCCTCACCGTCCCTTATTCCACGTCATCGATGCGTGCCTTTTCAATCCAACGGTGCGTCCAGGCCCcaacaatttaaaacacatttcaAACTGACAGACAAGGCAGCCTCGGCCCCCCGAGCCCCAGGCCCAAAGCCACGCACCCAGAGACTAGAGGGCCCCTTCCGTTCCTCTGGAGGTTTATCCCGGCTCGCCCATTTTAACCAATAGctaggagggagagagagagagagtataagagagagaaagcgagagagagagagagtctgggAGAGGTCTGTTTGTGCATTTCCAGCTTGCAGAAGGGAGCGACCGTACATCTGGAAAAAGTAGGGTTTTAAGCGGAGTAAAGGGATAGGCATAGCTATTGGTTTTCGCATCGACTACTTTCAAGCCCGCGATTTGTATTTGCGCTACAGCTAAGGTTAGAGTTAGAGGTAGGGTTTATTATCAGAAAAACTTCGATTTCGGTTTTTTCTATGTGTGGACAAACCTGTGGATTTGCGCTAAATTTTCGCTCTCGATGCTCTGAAACGATTCGTTTTGGAGGTTTTGTGAAACTGGGTGTATGAGATATAGGGTTTCGTATTTGATGGACGAGATCTGGGAGCGGGCCGTGGAGACAGCGCTAGACGGCCAAACTGACCACGCCTCGGCTCGAACTCTGACTTTGGACGGCGCCGTTAAGTGTGTCCAAGGTCGGCTGCCCCCTCCGAGTCTCCTCGAGAGGTTCCTGAACCTCCAGCACCTCTCTATTGCTAACATCGGTGTCTCTTCCCTCGAGCAGTTCCCTCGCCTCCAAAACCTCCAGAAGCTCATTCTTTCCGATAATCGGATCGCCGGAGGTCTTGAATTCCTCGTCGAAGCTGGCCTCGAATCGCTCAGAGACCTCGACCTCTCCAACAACCGGATTCAGTACATCGAGGATCTCGCCCCACTCGCACAGCTGAAGCTGGTCTCGCTGGATCTCTACGAGTGCCCCGTTACGCGACTCAAGGATTATCGATCTAGGGTTTTTGGGTTGATAAAATCGTTGAAGTATTTAGATAAGATGGATGCGGAGGAGAATGAGCGGCCTGAGTCTGATGACGAGGAGGAAGACGAAGAGGACGATGACGATGACCCGGGGAGTGGCGAAATCGACGGTCAGGATCGTCCTTTTGGAATGAATAATGGGCATAGTGAGGGGATCGAAGGGGTTGTAGATGTGGACGAGGATGACGAGAGCGATGCCGATGAGGAGGAGACCGAGACGGCTAGGAGAGTTAACAGGCCGGATCATCAGGCTAATGGGTTTCGCGTTGAGCGTGTTGAGGGCGAGGGTGGTgatgaggatgaagaggagggcGATGATGACGATGACAATGAATCGGTGGAGGAAATCGATGAAGAGGagggtgatgatgatgatgtagtTGAGGTGCACGAGATTGAGGACAGTGATGACGAGGAAGATGGAGTTGAATATGAGGACGACGATGAGGACGAGGACGATGACGACGATGAAGAAGAGGTGGACAATGACGAGGGGGATTTTGCAGGGCTTGAGAGTACGAGGCGGTTGACGAGCACGGAAGGGGAGATTGATGGACACGAACAGGGCGAGGATGATGCCGACGAAGATGATAATGGTGAGACTGGGGAGGAAGAGCAGGGTGTTGAAGAAGACGTAGAGTTTGAAGACGAAGAAGAGGGCGAGGAGGAGGTGAGATTCCTTTTTATTTAGTGACCCCtagctttaaattttggccttttttccccttttgagCTTTGTCTATTGCGCTAGTTTATGCCTTTTACTTCTCTCTGCTGTTATATTTATAGTTTGGACTAGAACCCTGTTGCTTTTTTAGATTACTGATTGTATACAACAGCAAAACTCTTTCAACTGTTCACAGGTTTGAGTCGTTGTATCCTCGTGTCTTCACGCAATCTTCTGCTTCTGCCAGAGGAATTATTTTTCTGCATTCATTTACTCTCATTTGTTGCTTTATATGTCAAAGTACCTTATGAGATAATTACCACTTGCATGTCTTATGTAGTTGTAGTCTAAACTTATTGGTAGCGTACTCATCATTGATCTGAGTGGTAGATGTACCAGAATGTGGATTTCGATGTAAGCACAAAAGGGTGTTAGGCATACGCTGTCTTGCATTCTTCTTCGCTGAactaattttttgtaattggtAATCTCGTTAAAATGAGTAGTCTTAGGACAAACTGGTCTTGGTTCTTAACACTTATTCAACATTTTTCCTATGTTCTTATCTGTAATTAGAAGAGTAGATAATTTATGGGATCCTGCTAACCccaggggttggctcaagtgataAAGGTCTTGGGCTTGGTGGTATGTGTCCTTCAGGTTTAAGGTTCAAAttctcttgggtgcaaacaatttctagcgCCATCGGATTAGGGGAACTTCCCCATAAATTATCCTAGGTGCACTTGCGGAAAACAGCTTGCCGAGAGCTTGTACACACCCGGGATTAGTCAGGATTTTGTTCTCGGACAACtagtgccaatcaaaaaaatttatgggATCCTGCCAGTTCACTATATTTGCTATTTTGAGCAAGATTCACTGCAACTTGCTTTTTTACCATGACAAGATATTATAGTTTTTAAAGTTTTACCTAACCTGCCCTTAAATCTAACCGGTGTGGTTTTTCATGAGTTTATGTTCTTTGCTTGATCCCCCCTCCCtcttgcataaaaagaaaaatggaaataaaatttTCCTCATTAGTGAGTCTCTTTTACATATTATAGTGAACCTTCATAATTGCAGATTTCTGTATCATGGATTATTTAAGTTCCAATTGTCGTCCTTTATCTTTCTCCCCTGGTTTTCAGGCCCTTTATGTTTCACTATATATTTGGTTGAACATGGTCTGTTCCATATTTGAGGTTTTTAATCGTCCAATgttatgtattttgttttggtAGGATTTGGTGGTTTGAAAACTTATGAATTGTATATGGCACATTTAGAGTACTTGTAAAGACAATATTGCCAAAATAACACCATATAGATTCATGGTCGAGTTGGGTTACAAGTTCTCTAAATAATGGGGCTGGCTTTGTGCACCATATCCATATAGACCATATAGAATTCCTGGCTACGTAGTTGCTGACAAAATTGATGTACTTGTTGGTGTTGTGCTTTTTTtagatgtgttttttttttttttaaatcctgaTATCGGAATATAATGTTCATTTAGTGTATTAACAAGTGTGCGTGATATATACTTGTCTGGATTTTGGTTTTACTTTTCGTGTACTTGGTTTTCTCCATCTGGCGTCCTTAATTATTTGCATTTATAGAAAAAACTGTGTATATTTTGGTTCCATGTTTTGCTTAAAGAGGATGAGTTTTCCTTTCCATTGACAGCCTTTTTgagttattttgattttgagtttCTTGTTTTGAAGTCTGTTATGCTTTTTGTGATATTAAgccttttattttgttaatttgaGTTTCGCACAACTTCTAAGATTATTTGTTTAGAGTTTTCTGTTATGGATATCAGTTATCTTACACAATCTTTGCTTCAGACATGAATACTACTGTCGATTGTATCAAATGCTTTCTGCTGTTTTGAGCTTTCCTTGTTTGTTGAGATATTTCCCtggatttttattaaaatcctaTAACAATGTTACAGATTTAGAGTTATGATGATTTacccatttttttcatttcttttttaatctatcAACTGATATAATTTTACTTGACTGACAGGAAGAAGACTATGGCGCCGGCTATGTAGTTCAACCAGTGGGGCAGACTGAAGAAGGTGATGCTGGAGGTAGTGTCATGGAACCAGGAAATGAAGACGATGATgctgaagagaaggaagaagttGAAGATGATGACAACGACGTTGATGTTCGGGTGCTGCCTCCCACCTCATCTTCACAACttaagaggaaaagaaatggaaTTGCAGACAAGGATGACAATGGTGAGGACgatgaagaggaagatgatGTTGTCGATTGCAGCAAGTCAACAAAGAAGCATCGTTAGCACTCACTTTCAAATCTCCTATTTAATGTTATGTTAAATTGTCTTTGAAACAGAAGGAAAGAGGTGAACCTCACATTAGATTTAGATTGGTTGGACAATTAGGGGAATGGGAAAATGTACGTTGGGGTGGTGGCATATCTTTAGTTCAAAAAGCCGTTAGTCTTTGTCCCCGCGCTGGTATAGCCGTTACTCTTTGTTTTTCAAATGGCAGTTATTAAGGGGACTAGTAGGAAGTGACCaggaggagggaaaaaaaaaagaagacatggaattt
Coding sequences within it:
- the LOC122307421 gene encoding acidic leucine-rich nuclear phosphoprotein 32-related protein-like, whose protein sequence is MRYRVSYLMDEIWERAVETALDGQTDHASARTLTLDGAVKCVQGRLPPPSLLERFLNLQHLSIANIGVSSLEQFPRLQNLQKLILSDNRIAGGLEFLVEAGLESLRDLDLSNNRIQYIEDLAPLAQLKLVSLDLYECPVTRLKDYRSRVFGLIKSLKYLDKMDAEENERPESDDEEEDEEDDDDDPGSGEIDGQDRPFGMNNGHSEGIEGVVDVDEDDESDADEEETETARRVNRPDHQANGFRVERVEGEGGDEDEEEGDDDDDNESVEEIDEEEGDDDDVVEVHEIEDSDDEEDGVEYEDDDEDEDDDDDEEEVDNDEGDFAGLESTRRLTSTEGEIDGHEQGEDDADEDDNGETGEEEQGVEEDVEFEDEEEGEEEEEDYGAGYVVQPVGQTEEGDAGGSVMEPGNEDDDAEEKEEVEDDDNDVDVRVLPPTSSSQLKRKRNGIADKDDNGEDDEEEDDVVDCSKSTKKHR